Part of the Oncorhynchus kisutch isolate 150728-3 linkage group LG2, Okis_V2, whole genome shotgun sequence genome, ATGTTATCTGTGGGGTCTTTGCTGATGTTCTCAAGATTTCGATATCATCATATCTACTATGTATTTGTGGTTATTTATGACTTTCATGCCTTTTAAAATGTTGACTGCTTGATGCAATTGAGcattcatttacattttagtcatttagtagatgctcttatccagagcgatttacatgagcaattagggttaagtgtcttgctcaatgGCACATTGAGAGATTTtacacctagtcagctcagggttttgaaccaacaacctttcagttactggcccaacactcttaactgccAGGCTACCCGCTGCATATTCATTTATTCAAGATTGCTTGATCTGGTGCAACTGTATAACTAGTGGGAtctgataattgtatgtgtaggcCTATACGATATGGGATTActtcacctacagttgaagtcagaagtttacatacacttaggttggagtcattaaaactcgattTCAACTACACCACcagtttcttgttaacaaactatagttttggaaagttggttaggacatctactttgtgcatgacacaagtcatttttccaacttataattcactgtatcacatttccagtgggtcagaagtttacatacactaagttgactgtgcatttaaacagcttggaacatcccagaaaatgatgtcatggatttagaagcttctgataggctatttgacatcatttgaatcaattggaggtgtacctgtggatgtatttcaagacctaccttcaaactcagtgcctctttgcttgacatcatgggaaaatccaaataaatcagccaagacctcagaaaataaattgtagacgtccacaagtctggttcatccttgggagcaatttccaaatgcctgaaggtaccacattcatctctacaaacaatagtacgcaagtataaacatcatggggaCCACGCAGTCAtcttaccgctcaggaaggagacacgttctgtctcctagagatgaacgcactttggtatgaaaagtgcaaatcaatcccagaacaaagcaaaggaccttgagaagatgctgaaggaaacaggtacaaaagtatctatatccacagtaaaaacgagtcctatatcgacataacctgaaaagctgcTCAGCattgaagaagccactgctccaaacccgccataaaaaagccagactacggattgcaactgcacatggggacaaagattgtactttttggagaaatgtcctctggtgtgatgaaacaaaaatagaactgtttggccataatgaccatcgttatgtttggaggaaaaagagggaggctagcaagccgaagaataccatcccaactgtgaagcacgggagtggcagcatcatgttgtgggggtgctttgctgcaggagggactagtgcacttcacaaaatagatggcgccATGAAGAAGAAAagtgatgtggatatattaaagcaacatctcaagacaacagtcaggaagttgaagcttggtcgcaaatgggtcttccaaatggacaatgaccccaagcatacttccaaagttgtggcaaaatggcttcaagACAACAAAGTAAgcgtattggaatggccatcacaaagccctgacctcaatcctatagaacatttgtgggacgAACTGAGAAAGCGtctgcaagcaaggaggcctacaaacctgactcagttaaaccagctctgtcaggaggaatgggccaaaattcacccaacttattgtgggaagcttgtggaaggctacccgaaaacgtttgacccaagtgaaacaatttaaaggcaatgctaccaaatactaattgagtgtatgtaaacttctgacccactaggaatgggatgaaaaaaaataaaagctgaaataactcTCAACTATTATTGACatttcattcttaaaataaagtggtgataataactgatctaagacagggatttttactgggattaaatgtcaggaattgtgagaaaaatgagtttaaatgtatttggctaaggtgtatgtaaacttcgactgTACATGcttcaacattgaaatgccatCTAGTGTTCCATAGAACAATTTGGGGTAGGCCTACATATTTGTAGGTGGTCGACATGCGCTGCCACCCAAGATATGTTTAAAACTAAATTACTATGTGTAAGTAGCCTGCCACAGGACATGGATTTACATCAATGAAACAAGAACTTGAAAATGGCCCCAGGACATAAAATAATTGCAGGGGGAACATCAATAAAGTACGAAAAAAAAATACTGGGTAATAGTCCATTTTAAAAGTGGTAAATTAAGAATCAACATACAATAAGGGGAAATTTGGGTTAACATGTTTTATTAAAATGAAAGCATGAGCAATGACAGATTTTTGCAAAATATGTGTGATGCATATTAAAAGGTTTATCAAATGAATAGCAATACTACATATATATTACATCATATACATCTTATCGAAAACGTTTATACATATGTTATCATACTTCAGAGGACATGTGATATCATATTATATATGTACACATATTTACATTGTGTTGTGTATTTGCGGTGCTTTTGTGTTGGGAATCCCTTTTCATGCAGAGCTTATTTTATTACATTATATTGGCTGTAAAACTGTTTGTATAATGGAGTTATGAGCAGGTTTACATTGTCATACAAGAACTTAAATGACGCGAGTTATCTTAAAGTTCCAGACAGTTCTATTGGTCATGATGACCCCATTTAGGTTAATTTCATCTTATTAGCTAATGACTCATTGGTGCCCATTGGTCCTCAGATGTAGCAAGCAAACCAATGCCATTCACTTTTACAAAGTCACTTTCAGTGGTCCTCCTCACAACAAGCCAGTCCCAATAAAGAGATAATCCAAGACCACAGTCACAGAGGCATTCTGCAGTCCTGCTTTAGGGCTCTGCTTCATGCCAATTCTCATTTAGCTTAATCTTCCCTAGCCTCCTTTTGGCTTTGGCTTTGTGTTTGTGGAGAAGCTGGGGCCGAGACAAGGCAGGCTCCTCAAACTTCATATGGCTCGACTCGTTGTGTTGCCGGGAGTACCTCTTACACTTGCACGAGGTGACCACAGTGATTTTGTACGTTCTTGTGCTGCCTTCCTGGCACTGCAGCTGGATGCGTTGGGTGCGTGTCTTGTCGTTGACGCAGCGCCAGTCCTGACTGTTCCTCCGGCTCCAGAACTTTCTGCCGTAGCTGCCGCCGATCCAGTTGGGAAGCATCTGAGCGGGGAGGCACTCGCCAGCACATACTAGCTCCTTTATGGGGTTGATGCTTGTGCATTGGCCATCAGAGATGTACTTGGTGGACCTCAGCTCTCTACAGCCAACTTGGCTTCTCTGGTCTGTGAAAGAGAGTAACAGAAAAACGATGAGAAACAAACCACTTTGAAGATTCAAAATGTCCTTTTGTGGCCACAAACTATTTGGTTTCACTTTGAATCCTACTGCAGGTAACAAAGGGTTTTCGATCAGAAAACCTTACAAACACAGCCATCTATTTGGTTCATTTGGAGGTTTTTGGCACAGACTGTAAGCCTATACTGGTTACTGGCTTGTAGGGAGGAAATGGTGCATTGCACTTGCATGAGAGGAAGGGCTTTAGTGTTCTGAGCTATGTCAATGGAGCTGGCTTTCTTGTAGGATTATCAGCAGGCAACTGGTAGGACTATCAGCACTGTTCTGCTCCAGGCTACAGTTCCTCACTCTCCCTGTAATCCAAGCCAGGGCCCCATTCACAGACTGC contains:
- the LOC109902063 gene encoding sclerostin domain-containing protein 1, which translates into the protein MHLSACKSCHLVFLFSILVRSCQAFNNDATEILYSHVDTPVQDARSNVSLNRARNGGRGAGNTAGNDRVDQRSQVGCRELRSTKYISDGQCTSINPIKELVCAGECLPAQMLPNWIGGSYGRKFWSRRNSQDWRCVNDKTRTQRIQLQCQEGSTRTYKITVVTSCKCKRYSRQHNESSHMKFEEPALSRPQLLHKHKAKAKRRLGKIKLNENWHEAEP